The genome window GTGTCGCATAATTTTTGGCACTGTTCATTGTCTATTTGATCATTAACAACTAAGTACCGGATAATCTTTGCCTGACGGTCGTTCAGCCCTTTATCTTCAAACTGCTTGACAACTTTATCCGCACTGATAATCCTTTTACCCTTGCTCTGTATCTCTTTCATCTGTGAGCGAAGCCCATCCACGAAATATTCAAGCCAGACCGTCATATCCATCTTATTCTTACGCACTGACTGGATAGCGTTGTAATACGCCGGACGGTCTTTGTCGTAATATTCAGAGATTGTAAATAACCGCTTAAAGTCGTAGCCTGTCTTATAAAGAATGAGCGTGGAAAGAAGCCGTGCCGTCCTGCCGTTACCGTCAACAAAAGGGTGAATATGCACGAACTGAAACTGGGCAATCCCTGCGGTGAGTATCGGTGAGACTTCCTCGATGTTATCGTTTATCCAATCCACAAACTCCCGCATAAGATGAGGCAGTTCCAGAGGTGCCGGGGGCGTATAAATAATCTCTTTTGTGCGTGAATTGGCAACGTAGTTTTGTATCTTTCTGTAATTCCCGGGCTGGGCTTCACTGCCACGCACGCCACGGACAAGGATTTTATGAAGCTCCCGGACAAGCCCTTCTGAAACAGGATCGTCTTTTCCGAGATACCTTGAAATAAAATCCATTGCCTTCTTGTAATTAAGAAGCTCTCTTTCATCGTCACGGCTGACGCCTTTAACCTTTTTGCCGGATAAAATATCCTGTGCCTGCGAAAACGTTATCGCCGTGCCTTCAATATGCGTTGAGTGGTGAGACTCAAGGATAAGGGCTTTTACCTGCATATCGCTA of Thermodesulfobacteriota bacterium contains these proteins:
- a CDS encoding Fic family protein, translated to MPFKPKITITPKINKALVEIERVRGFLDAVNLKDDWVSDMQVKALILESHHSTHIEGTAITFSQAQDILSGKKVKGVSRDDERELLNYKKAMDFISRYLGKDDPVSEGLVRELHKILVRGVRGSEAQPGNYRKIQNYVANSRTKEIIYTPPAPLELPHLMREFVDWINDNIEEVSPILTAGIAQFQFVHIHPFVDGNGRTARLLSTLILYKTGYDFKRLFTISEYYDKDRPAYYNAIQSVRKNKMDMTVWLEYFVDGLRSQMKEIQSKGKRIISADKVVKQFEDKGLNDRQAKIIRYLVVNDQIDNEQCQKLCDTLKRTATRDLTALVEKNIIERLGEKKGTYYVLSSKIAEKIRDIKGQT